ACGGTGCAAACTCCTGATTATTTGATCGATGGCCTCAGCGATCGCATCGACCATTTTCATATCTATACCTTTGGCGGCGTGCAGCGATCGCGCGACTGGCTAGCCACCCATCCATCTAAAACCCTAACCCCGGTCTAAGCCACCTCCATCGGGAACCCAACGGCGAGGAATAGTCAGGATTGAACTCAACATTCAAAATGTCTACCTAGGACAATTCTGGACACGGAACGACCTGAGAAGTTTGAGTCCTTCCAAGGGCGCAAGGCCTGCCCCCCTACATGGGGATATCTTCTTTCTCAAAAACTACCTTACTCCCCATCCCCCTCTCTCCCCATGTCTACCAGCGTCTTCGATATTTTTAAAATCGGTATCGGCCCCTCCAGCTCCCACACCGTTGGCCCGATGAAAGCCGCCCGGCGGTTTGCCCAAGGACTGGCCGCAGATGGTCTACTGCCCCAGGTTGAGCGCCTCCAGATCGATCTGCATGGCTCATTAGGGGCCACTGGGCGAGGACACGGCAGCGATCGCGCTGTACTGCTAGGCCTAGAGGGCGAGGCCCCCGATCGGGTCAACACCGACCTCATGGACAGGCATCTGCAGCGCATCGCTAACACCCAATCCATCTGGGTGCTGCGGCAGCAGGCGATCGCGTTTCACGACACAACAGACCTACTGCTACACTGGCGACCCTTGCCCTACCATCCCAACGGCATGGTGTTTACGGCCTTTGGCAAAACCGCTGAGATTCTGCGGCAGCGCACCTACTACTCCATTGGCGGCGGGTTTGTGGTGGATGAGCACGCCGCCTGTCTCGATCGCCTTCAGTTGCATCACTCGTCGCTGCCCTACGCCGTCCACAGTGCCCGCGACCTGCTGGAGCTGTGCCAGCGCGATCGCCTCTCCATCAGCCAGCTAACGCTCGAAAACGAGAAAGTATGGCGCACCGAGGGCGAGATCCGGGAAGGGCTGCTAAGGCTGTGGCAGGTCATGGAAGCCTGTGTCAAGAAAGGCTGTCACACCGACGGCATCTTACCGGGTGGGCTCAAGGTCAAGCGCCGCGCCGCCGAACTTTATAAAACACTGAAGCATCGTTCAGAATACACCCTCGCCGACCCTCTCAGCATTATGGACTGGGTGAACCTGTACGCCATGGCCGTCAACGAAGAGAATGCTGCGGGTGGGCGGGTGGTCACGGCCCCAACCAACGGCGCGGCGGGCATTATTCCAGCGGTGCTGCACTACTACAG
Above is a genomic segment from Leptolyngbya sp. CCY15150 containing:
- a CDS encoding L-serine ammonia-lyase; the encoded protein is MSTSVFDIFKIGIGPSSSHTVGPMKAARRFAQGLAADGLLPQVERLQIDLHGSLGATGRGHGSDRAVLLGLEGEAPDRVNTDLMDRHLQRIANTQSIWVLRQQAIAFHDTTDLLLHWRPLPYHPNGMVFTAFGKTAEILRQRTYYSIGGGFVVDEHAACLDRLQLHHSSLPYAVHSARDLLELCQRDRLSISQLTLENEKVWRTEGEIREGLLRLWQVMEACVKKGCHTDGILPGGLKVKRRAAELYKTLKHRSEYTLADPLSIMDWVNLYAMAVNEENAAGGRVVTAPTNGAAGIIPAVLHYYSRFCHQASDDGIVRFLLVAGAIAMLYQENASISGADVGCQGEVGVACSMAAGALTEVLGGTPEQVENAAEIGMEHNLGLTCDPVGGLVQVPCIERNAMGSIKAINAARMALKGDGQHCVHLDKVIKTMRDTGRDMHEKYKETSRGGLAVNVIEC